Part of the Pedobacter roseus genome is shown below.
AAATCATTCACGTCCGTGTTTTGGAGGGCTTTATTCAAATCACCGCGTTCCCCAAAACCGATTCCCCAGTTTTCGATCCCTGCGAGGATAATTTTCTCCCCGTTTTTATGCAGCTCTACATGTTCATCCAATAAGAGTTTAAAGCCAAGTTCTTTGTGGTACACTTTTAACTGGTTTAAATTCTGAATTTTATCCGCTTCGCTTGGCCACTTGATGTAATCGCCATAATCGTGGTTACCTAAAACAGAAAACTGTCCGAAAGGGGCCTTAATCTGTGAGAAATGGCCGATGTAAGGCACAATTTCCGAAGAGGCATTGTTGACCAAATCGCCTGTAAAAACAAATAAATCGCTTTTTTGTGCATTGATCATGTCAATTCCTTTTTGTACGGCTTTTGGGTTAGTAAAACTTCCGGCATGTACATCCGAAATCTGGGTCAGCGTAAAACCATCAAAACTATCAGGCAGGTCATCAAAATACAAAGTGTGTTTAATTACGCGGTAGGCATATTTCCCCTGGGTAATGCCATAAGCAAATAGGGCAATGGTTAAGCAGAACATCACAAAGGCAAAATCGACCCAATAGTTGCTGCGGCTGGCAATATGGAATCCACCAGGTTCAAAATTGGTGGATAAGCCTATTAATAAGCGGTAAACATCTCCGAGCAGCAGAAAAAAAGCGAAAACAATTTCTGAAGCAAAAACAATCAGAAAAGCGTGACTGACGATTTGGAAAAACTTGTTGATGCCCTGTAGCCGCATCTGCTGAATGGCGAAAAACAAGGCAAAAGTTAAACCGATTATAAACACCCAAAAAATTGGACTGAGTAAACCGGATTGATTGATGGCGCCCAGGCCCGATAATACGTAGGCATTTAGGGCAAAAAATATAATTGCAACTATAATGAGCGGCAATAGATTGAGTTTTCTTTTCATTATTAAAAATCTGTAAATCAGAATAGCGGGTAAAAATAGAATTTAAACGCCCATAATTACCTACTGTTACGGCTGGCGGTTATTTTTACGTTCGTTTGATTAAAGCAATTTCTGTTATTATGCGTTATATTTATAAATATCATAGTATGTTGAATTAAAATCAACTTCCTGTTGCATATTTTATAATTTACTTTCTTTTATTAGCTTTGTGCGAATATGCTGTCCAAAAAAACAAAATATGCCATTAAAGCGCTTGTTGCGCTGGGTAAAAATTTAGATAAACCACCAATGCAGATTTCGAAAATTGCAGAGGAGGAGCATATCCCGAAAAAATTCCTGGAACAGATCCTTCTTGATTTGCGTAACGCTGGTTTTTTATACAGTAAAAAAGGCGCAGGCGGTGGTTACAGCCTCAACAAAAAACCGGAAGAGATTTTATTGGTACATGTAATGCGTGTAACCGACGGACCGATTGCAATGGTGCCATGCGCAAGTTTAAACTTTTACCACAAATGTGACGAGTGCGTAGATGAGAAAACATGCGGAATAAGAAGTGCTTTTATCGATGTAAGGGATGCTACGCTTAAGGTTTTAACCGAAACCAGCATTGCCGATGTAATTGGCCGTGAGGATAACCTGAAAATCGGGGTTATTAATTTATAATGTAATTTCTAATCCTCGCAGGTTTTAAAATATTATTCCCAAATTCATTAATTGAGTTTGGGATTTTTTTTTGGAAATGAAAGTTCAGTTTTTCATGGGGGTTTTCAGTCCCTCTTTCCGTTTTATTCCGATGCTAATTTAGTGCTGGTTTATCGCTAAAGGATCGGAATGTTCACTTCATCCGATAGCTATCGGATCGGGTTTATTTAACAGAGAGAGTAGTATAATCGGGGAATTAAGACCTCGCAGGTTTTCGAAACCTGCGAGGTATAAAATCAAGGTTCTTAAGTTTATCACTTAGCTGTTCTAAAGTGATTTAGTTGGTCGATATTATTTTGAAAAGCAGTGTTCTGTGTACTTTCGGTTACGATAGTCCTGCTACTGCTGCAAGTTCTCGCTCGTACCTCGCTGTGGGCTTTCCGCTATATCAGGTTTATTTAACTGAAGGCTGTAGTGCTTAGGCTTTCTAACTATACGGATGAAAAAGCGATAATTCCGCGTTAGGGATTGTAAGGGTTCAGTGCCGATTCTTTATCGGTACCGGAGCGAAGCGCAGCCCTGGAAAGCCCGACCCTTTCCCGATTTTTCATCGGGATTGAGGTAACGCCCAAATCAGTTGGCAGTTATTAGTTAGCAGTTGGCAGTTTTCAGCTACGTTTACTTCTATTATAAACCTCGCAGGTTTTAAAAACCAACGAGGTTTAACAGCATATCGTAAATTTTTTCATAATAAATTACGACTATTCCTATATACTTTATATATTTGGCGTATGAACTTCAATTTTATACCTAATCAGTTAACCGCTAAGCAAATGATGTGCTGTTGTTGTAAAACGCAGTAACAGGAGCCTACAGATAATTTTATGTATAAAATATGGAATGCTTCTCGGTAACAGGGAGGCATTTTTTGAATAAAGCTAACAACATATATGCAAAGTTTCAGAACAGAACTCGAAAATCCGATCGTCGAGCAGGACATCATCGATTTAGAGAATAAGATTAAAGCTTTTAGAGATGGAACCATCCACGACGAAAAGTTTAGGAGCCTTCGTTTGGCCCGCGGTGTTTACGGACAAAGGCAGCCTGGCGTACAAATGGTGCGTATTAAACTGCCTTTTGGAAAGGTAACTTTTAAGCAGTTATTGCGTATTGCCGATATTGCTGATGAGTACGGAAGCGGTAACCTACACTTAACCACGCGTCAGGATATTCAGATTCATTATGTGAGTTTAGATAGAACACCAGAGCTTTGGGCCAAACTGGAGCAGGATGATATTACCCTTCGTGAAGCTTGTGGAAACACGGTACGTAATGTAACCGCATCTCCAAATTCGGGCATCGATGCCGAAGAGCCTTTTGATGTTTCGCCTTATGCACAGGCAGTATTTGCCTACTTTTTGCGTAACCCGATCTGTCAGGAAATGGGCCGCAAGATTAAAATCTCCTTTTCTTCTAGCGATAGAGATACCGCTTTTAGCTACATTCACGATTTAGGTTTTATTCCAAAAATTAACGAAAATGGCGAACGTGGATTTAAAGTATTATTTGCCGGTGGTTTGGGCGCACAGCCTTTTTTGGCGAATGCCGTTCACGATTTTTTACCTGAAGACCAATTGATTCCCTTTACAGAATCTGTTCTTCGCGTGTTCGACCGTTATGGCGAACGCACCAACCGTAATAAAGCACGTTTAAAATACCTGGTTCAAAAATTAGGATTGGAAGAAGTGTTGCGTTTGGTTGCCGAAGAGCGAATTGCCAATAAAGTAAAAACTTTTAAAATAGATCTTAATACCGTTCCACAGCCTACTTTACCTCTAGAACAGGAATATCCGGCGGTAGAAATATTAAATGAAGCCCATTATAAACACTGGTTAGCCACCAACGTAATTGAACAAAAACAGGCCGGATTTTATGGCGTATATGTAAAAGTCCAGGTTGGCGATATCAAAACCGATAAGGCAAGGGCTTTTGTTGATGCCATCAGGTTATATGTTGCTGATGAAATCAGGATTACCCAGAACCAGGGGTTGTTGTTGAAGTTTGTACGTAGGGAAGCATTACCCTCATTATATGCTGCAATGAATAAAATTGGTTTTACCACCGCTGGCTTTGATAGCTTAGCTGATATTACCACTTGTCCGGGAACGGATACCTGTAACCTGGGTATTTCGAACTCGATGACTTTAGCTGAAGTTTTGGAAGAAGTAATTTATACGGATTTCCCTGAGTTTATCTACGAGAAAAACATCAAGATTAAAATCAGCGGATGTATGAACTCTTGCGGTCAGCATGGTTTGGCTGAAATCGGTTTCCACGGAAGTTCGGTAAAAGCGGAAGGAAAGGTGGTTCCGGCTGTACAGGTAATGTTAGGCGGCGGAACTGTAGGGAATGGTGTAGGCAGAGTAGCCGAACGTGTAATCAAAGTGCCTTCAAAAAGGGCAACAAGTGTTTTACACTTTATATTAAATGATTTTAAAGCCAATAACCTGGAAGATGAAAACTTCCACCAATATTATGATAGAAAAGGTAAAGACCATTTTTATCAACTGTTAAAACCTTTGGCCGATTTAACCAACCTAAAGACAGAAGAATTTGTAGACTGGGGACATGTTGAAGAGTTTGTTACCGCAATTGGTGTTGGAGAATGTGCTGGTGTAGTAATCGATTTAGTGGCTACTTTATTACTAGAGGCCGACGAAAAATTTGGTTGGGCAAAGCAAAACTTAGATAAAGGAGCTTATGCCGATGCCATTTACCATACCTACAGCACTTTTGTAAGTGCAGCAAAATCTTTATTGTTGGATAAAGGCGTAAACAGCAGTACGCAGGTTGGTGTTATCCGTGAGTTTGATAACCACTATGTAGAAACCGGTGAATTTAATTTACCAACCAATTTCTCTGACCTGGTTTTACAGATCAACAAAAACGAACCAACTGAAGAGTTTGCAAAGAAATATTTTGAAGAAGCCAATCAATTTTTAAATCAGATTAAGGAGAAAAGAGCAGTATTAGCGAAATGAGATTTGAGACAATAGATATGAGATTTGAGAACTGCAGACGCTAAACGCCATGCGCCCAACAACTCTTCATCCAGTCATTCAAAATTCAATAATTAAAAAGAAACATGGTTAATCAAAATAAAGAATCAAAAATTACCCTTTTAGGCGCAGGTCCTGGAGATCCGGATTTATTGACTTTAAAGGGTGTAAAAGCTTTGCAAACTGCTGATGTGGTATTGTACGATGCTTTAACCAACGAAGCTTTATTAGAGCATGCTCCGGCAGCCGCCATTAAAGTTTATGTAGGAAAACGTTCAGGTGAACATTCTTATCCGCAGGATACCATCAATAAACTGATGATCGATTACGCTTTGAATTACGGACATGTTGTGCGTTTAAAAGGTGGTGATCCATTTGTTTTTGGCAGGGGATATGAAGAATTGGATTATGCCGCATCGTACAGCATTCCGGTAAGTGTAATTCCGGGTATTTCGAGTTCTATCGGTGTACCGGGTTTACAGCAGATTCCGGTTACGCACCGTGGGATGAGCGAAAGCTTTTGGGTAATCACCGGAACTACCACTTCAGGAGAGGTTTCGGCCGATATTTACCAGGCAGCACAGTCAAAAGCCACAGTATTGGTACTGATGGGGCTTAAAAAACTATCAAAAATTGTAGAGATTTTTAAAGCCGCAGGCAAACACAATTTACCAACTGCAGTGGTGCAGAACGGATCGGCTGAAGATGAACGTTTAGTTGTTGGCGTAGTTGAAACCATAGAAAGTTTGGTGCAGCAAGAAAATATTAAAGCACCAGCTTTATTAATTTTTGGAGAAGTTGTATCATTACATCCATCATTTAAGAAATTAATTAAACAATATGCAAGTATTGCCTAACCAACCTGATAATGCAACATCTTTTTCGGAAGAAGAAAAAGGTAACCAGCTCTTTCCAGTTTTTGTAAAGCTGAACAAGCTGCGTACATTATTAATTGGAGCAGGCAATATTGGGCTGGAGAAGTTAACCGCGATTGTAAATAACAGCCATAGCGCTACCATAACCATCGTGGCAGAAACGGTATCGCCGGAGGTTTATGCACTTGTTGCAAATTATCCGCTCATAAAGGTTAGGCAGAAAACTTTTGATATAGACGATTTAAATGATATTGATATCGTTTTCGCGGCAACCAATAACAACATTTTAAATGAAGAGATCAGAAAGGTTACGCATGAGCGTGGTCTGTTGATCAATGTGGCTGATAAACCTGAACTCTGCGATTTCTACTTAGGATCAATCGTTCAAAAGGGAGATTTAAAGATTGCCATTTCTACAAATGGTAAATCGCCAACCATTGCCAAACGTTTAAAGCAGATTTTAAATGAGGGTTTACCAGCAGAGCTGGATGAAACCTTGCAGAACATGAGTGCTTTGCGCCAGACTTTAAACGGTGATTTTTCTGCAAAGGTTAAAAAGCTAAATAAGGTTACCCAGAGTTTAATCAATCCTAAAAAAAGTTTTGCAGAGAGGAATATTAAATGGTTAATCTGGGTGGCATCGGTTTTATTGATCGGAGCAATCGGACTTTCGCTTTGGAATACCGAACCTGAATTTCAAACGTTTTTAATCAATATCGATCCGTTATTCTATTGGTTTTTAGGAGCCGGGTTTTTATTCGCTTTGATTGATGGGGCTATTGGAATGTCGTACGGCGTTACCACGGCATCTTTCTCACTGGCGATGGGCTTGCCACCCGCATCGGCAAGTATGGCCATACACATTTCGGAAGTAATGAGCAACGGTATTGCCGGCTGGATGCATTACCGCATGGGCAATGTAAACTGGAAGCTTTTTAAAATATTAATCCTTCCGGCAATCGTTGGTGCGGTATTAGGTGCCTATATTTTATCTTCATTAGAGCATTATAGCAGTTATGTTAAACCAGTTGTCGCGGTTTATACTTTGTTTTTAGGGGCTGTTATTTTAATGAAAGCTTTTAACATTAAAAGAAAAAAAGCCGATCAAAAAATCAAAAAAATTGGTTTATTAGGCTTTTTTGGTGGTTTTATCGATGCCGCTTTTGGCGGTGGCTGGGGATCGATCGTTTTATCGAGTTTAATTGCAGGCGGCCGTCACCCTTTGTTTTCACTAGGTACGGTAAAAATCAGCCGCTTTTTTATTGCCACTCTAAGTTCGCTTACCTTTTTTACCATGTTGGGCGGTAAACACTGGGAAGCTGTTTTAGGCTTAATTATTGGTAGTGCAATCGCATCGCCAATCGCCGCAAAAGTATCTAACAAAATTTCTGCAAAAACCATTATGGTTGCTGTGGGGATTATTGTAATGATTGTGAGTTTGCGCAGTGTGATTATGTTTATTTTAAAATTAATTTAGTGATGGATAACCTAGAAGAGATAAAAGCAGCACTGGCAGGTTTAAATACAATTGATAAACTGAAATTTTTGGCAGATCAATATGCCGGCCGTATTATATTTTCGACCAGTTTTGGTTGGGAAGACCAGGCCATTACTCATTTGATTTTTGCCAATAACATTCCGATTAAGGTTTTTACCTTAGAAACCGGTCGTCTTTTTCCAGAAACGTATTACGTTTGGAACCGTACATTAGAAATTTATAACAAACCGATTCATGCCTATTATCCGCAAAATGAGTTGTTGCAGGATATGGTAAATACCAAAGGCCCGAGCAGCTTTTACGAATCGGTAGAAAATAGAAAAGAATGCTGTTACATCCGTAAAATTGAACCCTTAAAAAGAGCATTAAAAGGGAACGAAATCTGGATAACAGGAATAAGAGCCGATCAAAGTGCCAACCGTGAGGATATGCACGATTTAGAATGGGACGAAGGCAACCAACTGGTTAAATTCCACCCGATTTTCGATTGGACTTTAGATGATGTGAAAGCATACATTAAAGAAAACAACATTGTGTACAATACCTTGCATGATAAAGGTTTCCCAAGCATAGGATGCGCCCCATGTACAAGAGCAGTACAGCCAGGCGAAGATTTCAGGGCCGGAAGATGGTGGTGGGAAGACCAGAGTAAAAAAGAATGTGGTTTGCATGCAGCATCCTGATGTAAAATGGAAGATGGAAAAGGGCTGATGGCATTTCAACTTTACAACCTTTAAACCTTTCAACAATTTTTAACAACAACAACAACAACAAATATAACTTTGAATGACTGGAACATTCTAACATTCAGCATTTTAACATTTCAACAATTGTAATGAGTACATATAATTTTGATTATTTAGACGAACTGGAGGCCGAAGCCATTCACATTTTGCGTGAAGTAGCAGGTCAGTTTGAAAAACCGGCCCTGTTATTTTCGGGTGGAAAGGATTCAATTACTTTAGTTCGTTTGGCAGAAAAAGCTTTTCGTCCGGGGAAATTTCCTTTTCCTTTGGTACACATAGATACAGGCCATAATTTCGAAGAAACCATCACTTACCGTGACCAGATGGTAGAAAGAATTGGCGAAAAATTAATTATTGGTTCTGTGCAGGAATCTATCGATCAGGGTAAAGTAGTGGAGCAAACCGGTAAAAACGCCAGTAGAAATGCTTTACAAACCGTAACCTTGCTTGATACCATTGCAAAATACCAGTTTGATGCCTGTATCGGCGGTGCCCGTAGAGATGAAGAAAAAGCAAGGGCAAAAGAGCGTATTTTCTCCGTTCGCGATGAATTTGGCCAATGGGATCCAAAACGCCAGCGCCCTGAACTTTGGAACATTTATAACGGTAAAATCCATAAAGGTGAAAATATCCGCGTATTCCCGATCAGTAACTGGACAGAATTAGATGTTTGGAACTATATCCGCAGGGAGAAAATAGATTTACCAAGTATTTATTTCTCTCACGAACGCGATTGTATTACCCGTAATGGACAATTGATGGCTGCTTCTCCGTTTTTAAATATGGATGATGAAGACATTGTTGAGCGCAAACAGGTTCGTTTTCGTACGGTAGGCGATATGTCATGCACTGCTGCGGTAGAATCGGATGCCACTTTGATTGATGATATTATTTCGGAAATCAGTGCCTCTAAAATTTCAGAACGTGGCGCCCGTTTGGACGATAAAGTTTCTGAAGCCGCAATGGAAGACAGGAAAAAGGGAGGGTATTTTTAGTAGAGAATCATGTATATAGTATCAAGTATCAAGATTGAAAAATTCTCTCGATACTAATGTCTTAATACCCGATACTAAATACCCGATACTAAATACTTGATACTAAAAAACAACCCAAGCATTAAAACATTTCAACATTAAAACATTTCAACAATCGTGAACATATTAAAATTTTTCACAGCAGGCAGCGTAGATGATGGTAAAAGTACCTTAATCGGCCGTTTGTTATACG
Proteins encoded:
- a CDS encoding metallophosphoesterase, which produces MKRKLNLLPLIIVAIIFFALNAYVLSGLGAINQSGLLSPIFWVFIIGLTFALFFAIQQMRLQGINKFFQIVSHAFLIVFASEIVFAFFLLLGDVYRLLIGLSTNFEPGGFHIASRSNYWVDFAFVMFCLTIALFAYGITQGKYAYRVIKHTLYFDDLPDSFDGFTLTQISDVHAGSFTNPKAVQKGIDMINAQKSDLFVFTGDLVNNASSEIVPYIGHFSQIKAPFGQFSVLGNHDYGDYIKWPSEADKIQNLNQLKVYHKELGFKLLLDEHVELHKNGEKIILAGIENWGIGFGERGDLNKALQNTDVNDFKILLSHDPSHWDAQVKNYPSKIQLSLAGHTHGMQFGIEAFGIKWSPVKYRYKHWAGIKTENGRYLNVNRGFGFLGFSGRIGIWPEITVIELKRK
- a CDS encoding RrF2 family transcriptional regulator produces the protein MLSKKTKYAIKALVALGKNLDKPPMQISKIAEEEHIPKKFLEQILLDLRNAGFLYSKKGAGGGYSLNKKPEEILLVHVMRVTDGPIAMVPCASLNFYHKCDECVDEKTCGIRSAFIDVRDATLKVLTETSIADVIGREDNLKIGVINL
- a CDS encoding HEPN domain-containing protein, which codes for MQSFRTELENPIVEQDIIDLENKIKAFRDGTIHDEKFRSLRLARGVYGQRQPGVQMVRIKLPFGKVTFKQLLRIADIADEYGSGNLHLTTRQDIQIHYVSLDRTPELWAKLEQDDITLREACGNTVRNVTASPNSGIDAEEPFDVSPYAQAVFAYFLRNPICQEMGRKIKISFSSSDRDTAFSYIHDLGFIPKINENGERGFKVLFAGGLGAQPFLANAVHDFLPEDQLIPFTESVLRVFDRYGERTNRNKARLKYLVQKLGLEEVLRLVAEERIANKVKTFKIDLNTVPQPTLPLEQEYPAVEILNEAHYKHWLATNVIEQKQAGFYGVYVKVQVGDIKTDKARAFVDAIRLYVADEIRITQNQGLLLKFVRREALPSLYAAMNKIGFTTAGFDSLADITTCPGTDTCNLGISNSMTLAEVLEEVIYTDFPEFIYEKNIKIKISGCMNSCGQHGLAEIGFHGSSVKAEGKVVPAVQVMLGGGTVGNGVGRVAERVIKVPSKRATSVLHFILNDFKANNLEDENFHQYYDRKGKDHFYQLLKPLADLTNLKTEEFVDWGHVEEFVTAIGVGECAGVVIDLVATLLLEADEKFGWAKQNLDKGAYADAIYHTYSTFVSAAKSLLLDKGVNSSTQVGVIREFDNHYVETGEFNLPTNFSDLVLQINKNEPTEEFAKKYFEEANQFLNQIKEKRAVLAK
- the cobA gene encoding uroporphyrinogen-III C-methyltransferase — protein: MVNQNKESKITLLGAGPGDPDLLTLKGVKALQTADVVLYDALTNEALLEHAPAAAIKVYVGKRSGEHSYPQDTINKLMIDYALNYGHVVRLKGGDPFVFGRGYEELDYAASYSIPVSVIPGISSSIGVPGLQQIPVTHRGMSESFWVITGTTTSGEVSADIYQAAQSKATVLVLMGLKKLSKIVEIFKAAGKHNLPTAVVQNGSAEDERLVVGVVETIESLVQQENIKAPALLIFGEVVSLHPSFKKLIKQYASIA
- a CDS encoding TSUP family transporter yields the protein MQVLPNQPDNATSFSEEEKGNQLFPVFVKLNKLRTLLIGAGNIGLEKLTAIVNNSHSATITIVAETVSPEVYALVANYPLIKVRQKTFDIDDLNDIDIVFAATNNNILNEEIRKVTHERGLLINVADKPELCDFYLGSIVQKGDLKIAISTNGKSPTIAKRLKQILNEGLPAELDETLQNMSALRQTLNGDFSAKVKKLNKVTQSLINPKKSFAERNIKWLIWVASVLLIGAIGLSLWNTEPEFQTFLINIDPLFYWFLGAGFLFALIDGAIGMSYGVTTASFSLAMGLPPASASMAIHISEVMSNGIAGWMHYRMGNVNWKLFKILILPAIVGAVLGAYILSSLEHYSSYVKPVVAVYTLFLGAVILMKAFNIKRKKADQKIKKIGLLGFFGGFIDAAFGGGWGSIVLSSLIAGGRHPLFSLGTVKISRFFIATLSSLTFFTMLGGKHWEAVLGLIIGSAIASPIAAKVSNKISAKTIMVAVGIIVMIVSLRSVIMFILKLI
- a CDS encoding phosphoadenylyl-sulfate reductase; this translates as MDNLEEIKAALAGLNTIDKLKFLADQYAGRIIFSTSFGWEDQAITHLIFANNIPIKVFTLETGRLFPETYYVWNRTLEIYNKPIHAYYPQNELLQDMVNTKGPSSFYESVENRKECCYIRKIEPLKRALKGNEIWITGIRADQSANREDMHDLEWDEGNQLVKFHPIFDWTLDDVKAYIKENNIVYNTLHDKGFPSIGCAPCTRAVQPGEDFRAGRWWWEDQSKKECGLHAAS
- the cysD gene encoding sulfate adenylyltransferase subunit CysD, giving the protein MSTYNFDYLDELEAEAIHILREVAGQFEKPALLFSGGKDSITLVRLAEKAFRPGKFPFPLVHIDTGHNFEETITYRDQMVERIGEKLIIGSVQESIDQGKVVEQTGKNASRNALQTVTLLDTIAKYQFDACIGGARRDEEKARAKERIFSVRDEFGQWDPKRQRPELWNIYNGKIHKGENIRVFPISNWTELDVWNYIRREKIDLPSIYFSHERDCITRNGQLMAASPFLNMDDEDIVERKQVRFRTVGDMSCTAAVESDATLIDDIISEISASKISERGARLDDKVSEAAMEDRKKGGYF